The following are from one region of the Salvia hispanica cultivar TCC Black 2014 chromosome 1, UniMelb_Shisp_WGS_1.0, whole genome shotgun sequence genome:
- the LOC125192978 gene encoding ankyrin repeat-containing protein ITN1-like, with amino-acid sequence MASDILERKLFNAASKGNVTTLVELLEQDPYLIHEAKFSCSRNLLHIAAMHGQTAIVEELLKFSPRLVRISDSHNSSPLHIAVEEGHVEISQKLLLVAPEACWWRDSYDMNPVHIAAMKGHVVIMEYLLQVSYLPAKERLLRRETVLHLCVKHGQLMGLKVLVDKLGNDFVNAIDEDEETLLHFAVRCNQFERDYMVVERVLLRLSLPSMRKFKPYTNSTMVVAVLIATMAFQNTVNPAGGVWQDDKSPHKAGEAVITCTHPHMYKIMLASITVSYGASMNTYFVENGKDKQAKSGRF; translated from the exons ATGGCGAGTGATATACTAGAAAGGAAACTCTTCAATGCTGCATCAAAAGGGAATGTAACAACACTTGTAGAGCTACTTGAACAAGATCCATATCTTATTCATGAAGCCAAGTTTTCATGTTCAAGAAATCTTCTACACATCGCAGCAATGCATGGACAAACAGCCATTGTTGAAGAATTGTTGAAGTTTAGTCCGAGGCTAGTGCGAATCTCAGACTCCCACAATTCATCCCCTCTTCACATTGCAGTCGAAGAAGGGCATGTTGAGATCTCACAAAAGTTGTTATTAGTAGCCCCTGAGGCTTGCTGGTGGCGAGACTCCTACGATATGAACCCAGTTCATATTGCTGCCATGAAAGGTCATGTTGTGATCATGGAATATCTCCTTCAAGTGAGTTATTTGCCCGCTAAGGAGAGGTTGCTTCGTAGAGAGACTGTGCTGCACTTGTGCGTCAAACATGGCCAGCTTATGGGGTTGAAGGTTTTGGTGGACAAATTGGGAAATGATTTTGTGAATGCAattgatgaggatgaggagacATTATTACATTTTGCAGTGAGGTGCAATCAATTTGAG agggactATATGGTAGTGGAAAGAGTCTTGTTACGCTTGTCGCTACCATCAATGAGAAAATTCAAGCCATACACCAACTCGACGATGGTGGTGGCGGTTCTGATAGCAACAATGGCATTCCAGAACACTGTCAACCCAGCAGGCGGCGTGTGGCAAGATGACAAGTCACCTCACAAGGCTGGTGAAGCCGTGATCACATGTACTCACCCACATATGTACAAAATTATG CTGGCATCTATCACAGTCAGCTATGGAGCATCGAT GAATACGTACTTTGTCGAAAATGGTAAAGATAAACAGGCGAAATCGGGAAGGTTTTAG